The nucleotide sequence ATTGCCCCCTTCATGAAATGTGACGGGTTACCAGTAGGTGCTGCAGGTGCAACACTTGAAGCCTGAGATACCTCTGCTGTAGAGTGGACTGATGCTTGTAGAGAAGGCTGCTGCTGCAGATGATGCTGCTTAGCTGTGGTCAGCTCCACCTTCTCATGGAGGTACGCTCTGCCTGAAGAATCTGAAGTTTTAAAGCTTGGGTTAATTGAGGCCTTGGAGGCAGTGGCCGAGGCTTCGTTCGCCTGTCCTGGGTAGTGTTGCTGCAGCTGAGGTTGATGCTGCAGGTGATAGTCGAGATTAATAAGCACTGGCTGGCCATTGGTGAGCATGACAGCGTGACCTGGCTGTCCTGATTGCTGCTGAAGACCGGTCATTTTATGCTCGCTGTAACTCAATGGTTGTGCCGCATGCACAGCCCTACCAGAAACAGCTGTGCTGGTTCTTTGGGCCCCCTGAGAGAGATTCAAGGGAGCAAATGAGACCTCCTTCCGCACTCCACCAACACCTTGACTCAAGGTACCTAGACGACCAACAACCTGCTGCACCTGGAAGGTAAAGAAAGGAATCAAAGAGGACACGTGttaaattttaatgaaacaaacattCAAATAAGACATTTAAAAGTTGCCTTTTGAGTTGAATTCACCAAACCTTTTACTATTAATATATTCATGTCAACAGCAAATATATTCATTCCATACATTTAAAACTCAAAGTATGAGCTGGAGCAAGGATGTCtttcaaacaaagataaaaatgtttagcaTTACCTCACATCTATAATCACAATAATATTGTCATCTCCAGATTCAACACTATGATCGCAATGCATTGCTAATCCTAATATCTTGCAACCTAATTTCAAAGTCCCGTTAGCAAGCTACAAGCATTTCTTACCTCGAGATCACTGTCCGGAGTGCTGGGCTGACCCGGAGAGATTCGGCCTTCCAGTCGTCGGTTCTGCAGGACCCGTTCTTGGCTGTGCTCTTGCGCTGCAGAGCTAGTTGCTACCTGTTGCACATGTGCATTCCTGGAAGTGTAGGCAGAGTCTAGCAGAACCTCCCTGACTCCTTGCTCTTTATCGCCGCCATTAATCTCTGCTTCATTCCCCTGCTGGAGATTGTGGCAGTCGCTGGTGCCAGACACACCCCGGCTGCCCTGGTGTTGATAGTAAACTGGCATCCGGCCGGAGCTGATCTCGGGGGCAGGTATGACTCCGATAGTACCGATGTGCTGCTGGGCGGCTTGCTCTGAAGGCATTATCAGTGGAACACCACTTGGAGCTGCAACTTTGGTAAATGTATGGGCCTGGGCTTGAGGAGGTGGAGAAACGACACCATCCTGTATGACGGATGGATAGGGAACCAGGTGGGACACGGCATGCGGCTGAGGGATGGTGCCTGAAGGAGATATCAATGATCCAGGGACAAAGCCGGAGGGGACAGCATAAGGAACTGCTGCATAAGGGGAACTAACAAACTGGAGAGATGGATGAGGGATATGAGCATAACCAAGGGGAGGATAGGGAAGGCCTGCATGCTGCAGGAGAGGAGAGTGTACAGTATATGCTGGAGATATGTGGCTTAACACTGGGTGGAGACTGGTAGATGAGTAGGTAACAGAAGGAACAGCCACTTTGTAAATCATACTGTACTGATCAACATGCCCGGCTGAGATGCTCTCTGAAATATCCACTCCGTAATGATGCTCCGGATGAGCTCGTGACCACTCTCCAGATGGGTTCCCTCCCTGAGTATCACTGCTGGCTCCAGAGTTCTGGATGGAAGCAACTTCAGCTTCTCCGTTGCCGCCTCCAGCAGCATTGCCAGCACCGCCTGCAGCTCCACCTCCGCCTGTCCCTCCAACTCCACCGCTGTTACTAAGAGGGAGGTCCCTCTTCTTAGGAGGCAGGCTCTCCTGGTTGCGCTCCTGAGCTGGTTTCATTGCAATCCTTTGACCAACCAAGTTGCTTTACTGTACTGCACAGGAACTGAATCTTGCAAGCCCGTCAGCTCGCACAGCAACCAGTTCTGAAATTACCTGGCTGACCCTGTCTGCCAGTTCACCtagaaagataaataaaacacaacttaatTATTATTTGTAAGTCCACGTTGTGACTCTAACTTGTAAATCCCATCCTAATTTCTCAAAATTTACTTCCCTAATAATCAGTTCACCTAAACACGGACCGAGAGCATCAATAAACACATGGGTCCTAGTTTCAGACTGTCTCGAGTGACTTCattcataacaaaaaaaatatacaaaaacgtGTAACAAAATTAATAAGACTTGCAAAGTTCCTAAAGCCAAGTACAAAAGCACTTAATACAGCTCAAAATAATTATGCAAAGGTTTTGGTGTCAGAATAAGACTCAAAGCAAAAGGAGAAACacctagaaaaaaaacaacaaggacATAAATCACAGAAGAAAACTTCTACTTAAATTGTGTTTCTTTACGTATATTAGCTAAAAATAGAACTTTGTCAATTGGGATTGGGATTTTTCAGCTCTTGCATGCGAGTCCATTGCTTTTATACTAAGGTTGCTCAACTTTAAAGCATTTCACCCCATAGAGAGCGAGTTTTATCACAGTTATTGATGAGAGGTTTTCACCTACTACTGAATTCTCTGTTTTTGAAGCTAAACATTGTTCAAAGTGCCTTCTCCCATGGATAAGATGAGTTGGAAGtgaattaaacaaacaaaactgtaaattaacatttagatttcaAATCCCGAGACAAGCTAAAATAGAGCCGGCTTCAAAAACAGATTTCTGACATGGTTTCATGGGGAAGGTGCCAAATCCTTAGAACAGAGCTGTTTGTTGTCCCGAGTATCTGATTCCTTAACAAGAACTACAAGTCATAGAATGAATCACTGTCTCTAGTGTATTTCCAAAAAAAGATTAATGAAAGAAGCAACTGATGAACAGTTGTAGAATAACTAATAatggtacatctaaaaaaaatctgaataccataaaaaagttcaatattttttgtccacagtcaacacatctaccaggaaattttagagcacttcatgcttccttctgctggtTGAAttaccatggtgttactgtgctttattggccaacaaactgacctgaaccccaaagagaatctatggagaattgtcaagaggaagatgagaggcaccagacccaacaattcaGATGAAGGCTGCAATCAAAACAACCTGGGCTTTCtatacacctcagcagaaccaaagGCTGATCACCTTCATGTCACGCTGCATAGATGTAGTCAtaaatgcaaaaggagccccaaccaagtattcaCTGCATGAAATGGACAAACGTTTCAGAAACATGacatctgtttaaaatgtcctttttttaatgatctcatgttatatttttattttctaagacAATAAATgagttttttgtggttttttaaCTTAACTTGTGTGTTGTATAGTACAAGGGCAAATCTGCTTAAATACTTTAGGagataaaaatcaaacaaataaaataaatcttcaaaAATCCCACAGATTTATATGACCAGTATTATTACTGCTTCCATTACAAGTGTtgcccccccccctccccttttttttttttaggagagATGTGGGGTTATTATAACACTTTTCATTATGTCAGCTTCACTACAAGTTAATAATGCTTAAACAGAGCGAAGCATTTAAAACAGCTCAATGTAAATTAAGTGTGGCATGCTGTTTAATGATTTAAGTCAGTTATTAATTTAGTAACTTTTTTCCTTTATCTATACAcacatttctgatttttattaataGTAAATTGAAAACACCTCAACTAAAATGAAAGcctaaagaaaacacaaaagagaaagcagttttctttgttttagttttattttaaggtCAGTTTTAATCGTTAGCCTCCTGGCTCACTTGGCTAGTTAGCTAGCTATttggatatatatataatttcccCCTTAAATATTAGAGGTGGCAGGGTGACAATTATTTCCCCAACAATAAACATACATTGTGTTTTTAAGGTGTACATATTCTAACATAAGCTCATTCCGTTAATGTAACAATTTATTATCTGAAAACATCGAGGAGGAGGCTAGTTAGCTACATAGCTAACAAGAGTCTGGCTCACAGCTAAGATGGCAACAAACGCAACATTTACCATAAAGGTGTCCGCTTTGTCTCATTCTGCACACTCACCGTCTAATGTCATCGCGGACAGGCGTTactttgtaataaaataaaagcagatatGCGAAGGAGGGGGGTgattggaaggaaaaaaatcaagGCTAACGAGTAAACCCCATCGCAAAGGCCAGCAGAGGCGCTCGCGAATGATGTCAGTGCTTTATTCAATTTCCTGTTTTCCCAACCAGTGGTTTGATGTCCCTTAAAGACCATACATTTGTAGTCCAAAGATGTCAGGGGAGGCAGCAATTATCGTCTTTTTGGGTGTAAAATGCTGTTTGGTGGTGATGGTGGGTGTTAGAAACATCCACCATCACCACCGAAAACAGAGGTAAAATAAACAACAGGGGTGGATTGAAGGTTGGTTGGGGTGGGATGACGaagttaaaataattataatttctaTTTTATCATTAGGTAGATACTTTACTCTACATATACATCTCAGTTAATTAGAACACTACCAAAAATATCTTTTCTTTCAGTGATTCATCTCTAAAAGTGAAACTCAGAGATTTTAGTGATTCATTAAAAATTTAGTCATGTAGTGCAAACTTAATTTTTTGTTAATTGTGGTTTGATATTATGGCTTAAGGCTAATGAGAACACAAGATTCCGTTTctctaaaaattattttatataagACCAATTATTAAAAAGCCCACTAAAAAGTATATCCATGCACTGTACAGTACTCAGTACTTGGTCAGGGCTAGACTTACTACATCAATGCAGTGAAGGTATCAATTTGTAGCTCTGTTGAGGGGTTAAGGAAGCCCATGTTGCTTTTATAGCAGTTCTCTGTGTGACTTAAATGAAATTGAAAATGAAATGCACTTTCTCTTTTCTTGTCCTCTGTATATGATTTCAAGGAACAAGTCCTTGATGTTTGTCCACATTTGTTTTACAAGTGTGAAGAAGATAAACTAAAGTATTAGCTCAGTATGTTTTAAACGTTTGGTATCTTCAAGAGAGGACACTTTATGTTTGATGAAGGATTTTTGATTTTGGTCTCTGTCTGCATCTGTGAATATGATTGTGTGTCTTATAAGCCCATGAGGGCTGGGCACCTTTTTGGTGTATggcacaaaagaaaataaactactactactactatagCTGCCTTCAGCTCATCAGCATGCTGGGGCTGATGTTTGCTGGGCATCAAgctcagtgataccatggtgaTTAAACATGGTATTGTTACTTTTGGTAGAGTGGGCTGGTgggttcgttcgttcgttcgtcgtcttccgcttatccaggaccaggtcgcgggggcagcagactcagcagagacgcccagacgtccctctctccagacacctcctccagctcctccagggggagcccaaggcgttcccaggccagccgagagacatagtccctccagcgtgtcctgggccgtcccctgggcctcctcccggtgggacgtgcctggaacacctcccgaggaaggcgtccaggaggcatctggtatagatgcccgagccacctcaactggctcctctcgatgtggaggagcagcggctctactccgagcccctcccggatggccgagctcctcaccctatctctaagggagtgcccggccaccctacggaggaagctcatttcagccgcttgtatccgtgatctcgttctttcggtcatgacccaaagttcatggccataggtgagggtaggaacgtagaccgaccagtaaattgagagctttgcttttcggctcagctctctcttcaccacaatggaccggcacagcgcccccattactgtggcagccgcaccaatccgtctgtcaatctcccgctccattcttccctcacttgtgaacaagaccccgagatacttaaactcctccacttgaggcaggaactcccctccaacctgaagaggacaagccacccttttccggtcaagaaccatggcctcggacttggaggagctgatcctcatcccagccacttcacactcggctgcgaaccgccacagcgcatgctgtaggtcttggctagagggggccagcaggaccacgtcatctgcaaaaagaagaaaccagaccccctccggcccttggctgcgtctagaaatcctgtccataaaagttatgaacaggaccgtcgacaaagggcagccctgccggagtccaacatgcactgggaacaggtccgacttagtgccggcaatgcggaccaaactcctgctccgctcgtacagggaccggatggcccctaataaagggcccccgattccatactcctggagcacc is from Girardinichthys multiradiatus isolate DD_20200921_A chromosome 4, DD_fGirMul_XY1, whole genome shotgun sequence and encodes:
- the atxn1l gene encoding ataxin-1-like; protein product: MKPAQERNQESLPPKKRDLPLSNSGGVGGTGGGGAAGGAGNAAGGGNGEAEVASIQNSGASSDTQGGNPSGEWSRAHPEHHYGVDISESISAGHVDQYSMIYKVAVPSVTYSSTSLHPVLSHISPAYTVHSPLLQHAGLPYPPLGYAHIPHPSLQFVSSPYAAVPYAVPSGFVPGSLISPSGTIPQPHAVSHLVPYPSVIQDGVVSPPPQAQAHTFTKVAAPSGVPLIMPSEQAAQQHIGTIGVIPAPEISSGRMPVYYQHQGSRGVSGTSDCHNLQQGNEAEINGGDKEQGVREVLLDSAYTSRNAHVQQVATSSAAQEHSQERVLQNRRLEGRISPGQPSTPDSDLEVQQVVGRLGTLSQGVGGVRKEVSFAPLNLSQGAQRTSTAVSGRAVHAAQPLSYSEHKMTGLQQQSGQPGHAVMLTNGQPVLINLDYHLQHQPQLQQHYPGQANEASATASKASINPSFKTSDSSGRAYLHEKVELTTAKQHHLQQQPSLQASVHSTAEVSQASSVAPAAPTGNPSHFMKGAIIQLATGELKRVEDLQTQDFVRSAEVSGGLKIDSSMVMDIRPSQQRPGLVSLHFTVGEQQSKVTIDVPPEHPFFVFGQGWSSCSPERTAQLYGLTCHHLQVGDVCVSITLQQQQQQQLQPQHHNSQQQQNMSRTLGKTNTTSGPGHQLMGPPAPQQLRPQAHFRMDRTHRERQRDGERDVVEKDEAQLAVVGHSESPIRRGRTSTEHPRSQSSYHLHTEGSAFAGTGMAAMQAALGASQRRWSSPGLQRYSMKGDEGSRPHIITSGHTRPSFIPQEVKLSIEGRSNAGK